From the Xyrauchen texanus isolate HMW12.3.18 chromosome 49, RBS_HiC_50CHRs, whole genome shotgun sequence genome, one window contains:
- the gins3 gene encoding DNA replication complex GINS protein PSF3 — protein MDSQSYMPVPPGIGMEENFFSLDDILLSHERLPCKTECVFPRLGFLEKSSETRDIPEATKMEMPLWLAKGLYEKKRRVLSLELPKVYRQGWRTVFGADPTVVDLHKMGPYYYGLGSQMLHFDNPENPEIAQTILQTFIGRFRRIMDSSQNAYNEDTSALVERLDYLERSLFKAGQSGLNSFQLWEKGRSSHLTASSLVINYRKRKITDLQA, from the exons ATGGACTCGCAATCCTACATGCCTGTTCCTCCGGGTATCGGAATGGAGGAGAATTTCTTTTCTCTGGATGATATATTATTGTCTCACGAGCGGCTGCCGTGCAAGACGGAGTGTGTTTTTCCGCGGCTCGGGTTCCTCGAGAAATCCAGTGAGACAAGGGACATACCAGAG GCTACAAAGATGGAGATGCCACTCTGGCTTGCTAAGGGCCTGTATGAAAAGAAGAGGCGAGTGCTGTCCCTGGAGCTGCCTAAGGTGTATCGTCAGGGCTGGAGAACAGTGTTTGGGGCGGATCCTACTGTGGTCGACCTTCATAAAATGGGGCCCTATTATTATGGTTTAGGCTCCCAGATGCTGCATTTTGACAACCCAGAAAACCCAGAGATTGCTCAAACCATCCTCCAG ACCTTTATTGGCCGTTTCCGCCGGATCATGGACTCGTCCCAGAATGCCTACAATGAGGATACATCAGCACTGGTGGAGCGCTTGGACTACTTGGAGAGGAGTTTGTTTAAGGCAGGACAGAGTGGACTGAACAGTTTCCAGCTGTGGGAAAAAGGTCGATCCTCACACCTCACTGCCTCTAGCCTAGTTATCaactacagaaagagaaaaatcacTGACCTGCAGGCTTGA